The proteins below are encoded in one region of Paenibacillus sp. YYML68:
- a CDS encoding hemolysin family protein — translation MIVALVLLNGFFVAAEFALVKVRNSRIDTLALTGNLSARVAQQITGNLNAYLSACQLGITLTSLVLGWVGEPAISQLLEPVLKDWLGLSDVALHAVSFFIAFTIITSLHITLGEQFPKTYAIRQSERVTLWTAIPLIIFYKLMFPLIWALNGVSDWMLRLAGIEPTNEHESAHTEDEIRVLMKESHKSGHIDNTELTLFDNIFEFAETNAREIMIPRTDMNCLYANLTFEENMQIALTEMRTRYPVCDPDKDNIIGFVHIKDLLKHQASTRVSDIHSIVRPITKVPDSMPISNLLKLMQRKKVQIVLLIDEYGGTAGLVTIEDILEEIVGDIRDEFDMEQRPSIEKKDELTYSIDGRLLIDEVNEHFGFEIESEDYDTIGGWIYSQVEIPPKRGHAIMYGDNYEFIIEETDDLRIARLTVRKLQFEVAGIKSA, via the coding sequence TTGATTGTAGCCTTAGTGCTGTTGAATGGCTTCTTCGTCGCCGCCGAGTTCGCGCTCGTCAAGGTGCGTAATTCGCGGATCGACACGCTGGCCCTGACCGGCAACCTTAGCGCTCGCGTCGCCCAGCAAATTACCGGTAATTTAAACGCTTATTTATCCGCCTGCCAGCTCGGTATTACGCTCACGTCGCTCGTGCTCGGTTGGGTCGGAGAACCGGCGATTTCGCAATTGCTGGAGCCTGTGCTGAAGGACTGGCTCGGATTAAGCGACGTTGCCCTGCATGCTGTATCGTTCTTCATCGCGTTCACTATCATTACCTCGCTTCACATTACGCTCGGGGAGCAGTTCCCGAAGACGTACGCGATCCGGCAATCGGAGCGGGTGACGCTTTGGACAGCCATTCCGTTGATCATCTTCTATAAGCTGATGTTTCCACTCATCTGGGCGCTGAACGGCGTATCCGATTGGATGCTGCGGCTTGCGGGTATTGAGCCAACGAATGAGCACGAGTCCGCGCACACCGAGGATGAGATTCGGGTATTGATGAAGGAGAGCCACAAGAGCGGTCACATCGACAACACAGAGCTTACACTATTTGACAATATATTCGAATTTGCCGAGACGAACGCTCGGGAAATTATGATTCCGCGAACGGACATGAACTGCTTGTACGCCAACCTGACGTTCGAGGAGAACATGCAGATCGCCTTGACCGAGATGCGTACACGTTATCCGGTCTGTGATCCGGATAAGGACAACATCATTGGCTTCGTCCACATTAAGGATCTACTCAAGCATCAAGCCAGCACTCGTGTATCTGATATTCATTCGATCGTCAGACCGATCACGAAGGTGCCGGATTCGATGCCGATCAGCAACCTGCTGAAGCTGATGCAGCGTAAGAAGGTACAGATCGTGCTCTTGATCGACGAATACGGCGGCACAGCTGGACTCGTCACCATCGAGGATATACTCGAGGAGATCGTCGGCGACATTCGGGATGAATTCGATATGGAGCAGCGTCCGAGCATTGAGAAGAAGGATGAGCTGACATATTCCATCGACGGACGTCTGTTGATCGACGAGGTGAACGAGCACTTCGGCTTTGAGATCGAATCAGAGGATTACGATACGATCGGAGGCTGGATCTACTCGCAGGTCGAGATACCTCCGAAGCGAGGCCATGCCATCATGTATGGCGACAACTACGAATTCATTATCGAGGAGACCGATGATCTGCGGATCGCGCGTCTAACGGTGCGCAAGCTGCAGTTTGAAGTCGCTGGTATCAAGTCGGCCTAA
- a CDS encoding NAD(P)/FAD-dependent oxidoreductase produces the protein MSYDVIVVGGGSSGLMAAVAASGQGAKVLLLDKGDKLGRKLGISGGGRCNVTNAKDTDELIKHIPGNGKFLHSALNDFGNRDIMRFFESMGIALKEEDNGRMFPVSNKAKSVVDALVGKVRTQGVHLKVNSPVREVIYRDGAVSGVKLRSGEVIKCRCVIVAVGGKSVPHTGSEGDGYAWAELAGHTITELYPTEVPLTSGEPFIQRKELQGLSLREIRLTVWNAKGKRLVEHQGDMIFTHFGLSGPTALRCSQYVIKALKQVQAGPRTVLLTLDLKPDRSAADVYAQTLLLAKQEARKSIKNVLKSYVPERIIPMLLSAASLSEELTYDHIPKQPWLELAKLIKAYPIRVNGTLSIQEAFVTGGGVNLKEIDPKTMQSKLMHGLFFCGEILDIHGYTGGYNITAAFSTGHSAGKHAAKLALAARSGELE, from the coding sequence ATGTCATATGATGTAATTGTTGTCGGCGGCGGTTCGTCCGGACTAATGGCCGCTGTGGCCGCGAGTGGACAAGGAGCGAAGGTGCTGCTGCTCGACAAGGGCGATAAGCTCGGACGCAAGCTCGGTATCTCCGGAGGCGGCCGCTGCAACGTGACGAATGCGAAGGATACGGATGAGCTGATCAAGCATATTCCAGGCAACGGCAAGTTTCTACACAGCGCGTTGAACGATTTCGGGAATCGGGATATTATGCGCTTCTTCGAAAGTATGGGCATTGCACTGAAGGAGGAGGATAATGGGAGGATGTTCCCGGTGTCCAATAAGGCGAAGAGCGTCGTCGACGCGCTGGTCGGCAAGGTGCGCACGCAAGGGGTGCATCTGAAGGTCAACAGCCCGGTGCGCGAGGTGATATATCGGGATGGCGCTGTGTCAGGCGTGAAGCTGCGCTCCGGCGAGGTGATCAAGTGCCGCTGCGTTATCGTTGCGGTAGGCGGCAAGTCCGTTCCGCATACGGGCTCCGAGGGAGACGGCTACGCATGGGCCGAGCTGGCCGGGCACACGATCACGGAGCTCTACCCGACCGAGGTGCCGCTCACTTCCGGGGAGCCGTTCATCCAACGCAAGGAGCTGCAAGGGCTGTCGCTCAGAGAGATCCGACTGACCGTATGGAACGCGAAGGGCAAGCGGCTCGTCGAGCACCAAGGCGATATGATCTTCACTCACTTCGGCCTATCCGGACCGACGGCGTTGCGCTGCAGCCAGTATGTCATCAAGGCGCTGAAGCAGGTACAAGCCGGGCCTCGCACCGTGCTGCTCACGCTCGACCTGAAGCCGGACCGAAGCGCCGCTGACGTGTACGCCCAGACGCTGCTGCTCGCGAAGCAGGAAGCTCGCAAGTCGATCAAGAACGTGCTGAAGAGCTATGTGCCCGAGCGCATCATACCTATGCTGCTATCAGCTGCCTCGTTATCCGAGGAGCTCACCTACGATCATATTCCGAAGCAGCCTTGGCTGGAGCTCGCGAAGCTGATTAAGGCTTATCCGATTCGTGTGAACGGCACGCTGTCCATTCAGGAGGCGTTCGTTACGGGCGGCGGCGTGAACCTGAAGGAGATTGATCCGAAGACGATGCAGTCGAAGCTGATGCACGGTCTGTTCTTCTGCGGGGAAATACTAGACATTCACGGTTATACCGGAGGCTATAACATTACAGCCGCCTTCTCGACCGGCCATTCAGCTGGCAAGCATGCCGCGAAGCTGGCGTTAGCCGCGAGAAGCGGTGAGCTGGAATAG